The nucleotide window AAGAAGTAGAACCCCCGCAATTCGCTGACACTGTATTAAAGAACATTCACTGTGATGCCCAACACGTCACCACCCAATCCCTTATCTCCACGTCAACATCATATATCCCTAGGGACTAACTCATCAATCGTCCCAGATTCCCTACCTCTCTCAGATCCAGTGGTCCCGATTGCGTGTTCTAAAGCCGTCGAATCTCAACCTAGGTAGAGAGTACAGAGCCAGAGAGTGAGAAAGTGCGGTCAGATTCTTGACCAGGGTTAATTAACTTTTAACCCAGACTTTACTCCCAGAGTTAAAGAACAATATGAGAGactcatagagagagagagagaggaagggagaAGAGAACACAGAAGCTCaaggagggaaaaagaagaagaaggaacaaAGAAAGTGAGCGGAGGCTATCTCGAGTCAACTCGGATCGATCCTTGCCCTTGAACCCATTTTAATTCGTCTAACTCGATTCGTTGGCCCTTTTTGGTGCTTCTTCAATTTGGGGGATGGGTAAGTGAGTGCAGAAGAAAGTGATATCTGTTCCTTTTAttatctctatttttcttcGCAATTAACGGACGGATTTAAAGCAACGCGTTAACTTtaacggaaaaataataaaatatattaaaacaaaaatttccatTAGATAAGCACTTTATATATACTAGAGATATGTTCATCTTTCACATTTTAGATCAACAAGAATTTATGATGCTGCTAATTAAGGATCACCAGCCCAGGTGCCTTGAATCCTAATGAAAACCTAGATTATTGTAGATCATATTTAAGAGCATCCTCAATAGATTAGCGAAAGTTAAagaacattttttatgaatgtaagagaaatttaatttttgactatttcatttacataaatcttcacattggaataactatttttttattatataacaataaaataatataagatgaatttagttttggttattcatatcaaatcttcatattagattatctatttattcattatatagtaattagtaactaataattttaaaaatatttaattttttaattagtaatttattttattttatcatattttactattctacttattatatattaattaataattatattctaattaaattaatatatcactaactcaaattaatatatcaattgtgataaaatatgtgatagaaagaaagagagagagaaataattgataaaatatatatttgatgtatgtataataacctttaaatttgaaattttttttgaaagtcactatagctaaatttcaattatttggaATTTAACTAATCTATTGTGAGTATATttttgtaacgtcccaatggatGGTCCAAACTacatggcttatactccaaaaggactagtcattgatataattggagctccattAGAACTTTATagagagcaagaacttctcattttcaagtaatgtgagatcccatacaccatctacccttatccatatcatatgggtattacaatctacccctcttaaattcccgacgttcTCGTCGGGCCTGttcattgtaggtggcacgactcaagtcccatatttctggttgagatagactttgataccatttgtaacttCCTAATGGATGACCTAAATCACATGGCTTATACTCTAAAAAaattagtcaataatacaattggaaccctattaaaactttataaaaaataagaacttCTTATTCTCAAGTAATGTaggatctcatataccacctatctttatctatattatatgggatattataattttactctctaataactaaatacttaataaatttaatttttaactaatcaaGATGCTTACCATTGTATATATACACGAATAACTCAGTTCAAGTACTTGAACTGCAAGTACTAATTGAACTGCATGCGACTTGGGCCGAAGGAAAACTGcagttagctagctaggttcaATCCATTGAGGAGACAAGGAACGAGCTATGCGGTGGCCTTGTCTGGCTTTCAGTCGTacttttatagaatatatatttgtgaTACTTATTCCCACGATATAGGCCGCCCATTTGCTGCGTTTTGTTTAATATGCCAACCAAATTCCCTCTGTAATTATTCTATTCAAGAAAACTACTTCCACGTTCTGATCACCATATCAAATGCTCGAGTCTTTGCTTCACGCAGGCTATGGCTATTAATTACTCTCATGAGTCACGTCACCTTAATTACTAAATGCCCGTTTAGGGACCCATTAAACTAGTTAGTCGCCTCTCAATGCTTGCTTTTTGACCCTTTTTCTGTTATTCTATGGCAGTTTTAGCAAGCCATAACTGTGTTTAAAAGGCCATTAAAGCtctgaaatatttaatttcagccATTGCATAAACTTGGGCCTCTTCTGAGTTGTCCTTGGCCTGGTATCGGTCCCACCGAAGACTCCCAAGATTAGTTATACATGGAATTAGAACCTACCCATGAAcaatgattattaattaaatattcgttatgaaaatgaaattatcatTCCCTGCTATCATGTTATATGGGGGGGTCGGGTATAAATATTGTCTCCAGGATCTTCGCTGTTCCAAACACATTTGAGCTTCTAGCACTAGAACTAAACAAACAGAAGAATAACGCGATTCTTTCTCCACAGGTTCCCAGGTGTTAGGAAAAAAATGGAGCCTATTGGAGCCTTTCCTGATGGAGAATCTTGGGATTACTTTAGCAAGATGTTCTCCACTGATCAAGAGCTTGATTTCACACCACAATTTCTTGGTCAGTATTGCTCATTTCTGCTCGAGCATGATGAGGATTTGAACGCTCGAGCCCCGTCATCTTTTTGCCCCACTTCTGATTCTAACACGAGCATGACCGGATCAGTTAGTGATAGTTTACATTATACTCTAGAGAGTGATCTTAACCCCAATTTGCACTTTTTTTCTCAAGAAAGTAGTACTAATGGTAAAAGTTGTAGTAGCAGCAATTTCTTTATTGCCACTGATTCTAGCCATGAGAACTACGTTAGTACTGATGCTAACCATTTTCCGGTAGCAAACGATATGTTCTTTAATATTTGTATGATGGATGAGAAAAATATAGGCTCTTTTGTGCCTGTGTTTCCTGGTGCTGGAATGGGCGAGACGGTCGGTATCAATGATTATGAAGATATTAGCCTTACCGGAACGGATAAATTAGATGATGGCAGTCCAGCAGAAGTTGCTGTTTCTGGGAAGGAGTTGCCGCCCAAAAGGAAGTTTGATACGCAAGAATCTCACAGAAAGGCTGAAGAAAAAACTAACTCCCAGTCATCTTATCAGAATGCAAGGAAGAAACCTCGGGTTTCAAGAGATGTAAGTACCTGAAAACGAGATAAAGTCATGATTCTGTATTCCAGTACTAGTAGTACTGGAGGGGATTTCTCTTGAACATATAGTTTATTTCTGGTTTCTAATTGCGCGCAGGTACAAAAGAGTAAGAAGAATGAACAGTCAAAGAAGAAGCAGAAGCTCTCAAATAGTTCTCATGAAGAAGAGAGTAATGCTGGACGTGATGGACAGAGCTCTACTAGTTACAACTCAGAAGATGATGCTTCCCAGGAGACTAATGCAGGAGCAACCTCAGACTCCAAAGCCTCTGCACCTCTCAACATGAGTGGCGGGAAGACGAGAGCCAGTAGAGGGTCTGCAACAGATCCACAAAGCCTCTATGCAAGGGTAAAAAAACTTCTGAAGCCACAGCTAGAAAACGTACTTCTGAAtgtaatgcatatatatgttgTCGTTTAAACCAAGTTTTTATTGATTCATCTTCTATTAACTATTGCAGAAAAGAAGGGAAAGGATAAATGAGCGATTGAGAGTCTTACAGAATCTGGTCCCCAATGGAACGAAGGTGAGTACGTAATAATCTTTCATATACGTAACTGATCTTTAAGATCCGACTTAAGGTTGTCGAATTAAACACATGAAAATTCATATCTATATCTATGGATGGGATTTAATTGACAGGTTGATATCAGCACAATGCTCGAAGAGGCAGTCAATTATGTTAAGTTTTTGCAGCTCCAAATCaaggtaattaattataagagcAAACGTTAATGCTTAGGATGTTAACTTTTccacacaaaaaagaaaaataaattcaatttcttattACTCAAAACGTATTGACCATTAACATGAGCTTTAATTTCCTGACTGTCTAATTTGTAGCTTTTAAGCTCCGATGATCTGTGGATGTTTGCTCCCATCGCTTACAATGGAATGGATATTGGTCTCAATTACCAGAAGATTTCTCCACCTGATGACCTATGCCTTTAATTAAGGATATATAATGCTTTTGCGTATCATTTAtgttctaatattatatatatatatatatatatatatatatatataatgtcttaTAAGCCTGTAATTTCTTGATCTGTTTTAGCAAATCAAACACTAAATTGAAGCAGATGGTCCTCTCCAAAACTCATATGATTTGAATTGCATGTACATGAGGTTAAGAACTTGATACCGATCGATACCCTCGATGATCTCTTAAAGCCTGACTCGATCGGATTCATGATGTACATGATTATAAACATATGATCAATACAATAGCTacgaataaataaatatgttgaCTACAGTTTTCGATCCATTCCATGCATGGGGATCAAATATTCtctaatattacatatatagtaAAGTACTACTCGTCGATGATGATAAAGATTGAAAAACATTTGTCAACGGCGCTCGCATAGAGTTTTATTTGTGGCTATATATGGATTTGACAACAGGCCACCCCATGACATTAGCTAGCCCAGGCCAGCTCCCTGATCTTCGAAACCCCTCCATCCATGCACTCATTTACTTCTCAGGCAAATTgtatatgaattaattaattgatcaatTATAAATACAATAGCTATAGCATTCATtcctgtaaatatatatatgttgaatatTGGCTGACATGATTGGGAATTTCCATCATGACTTGCTAGTTATAATATCCTTAAATCTCATAAAGACCCAAATTAGTAAATACATTAACtttaaaacatctcatctcatctcacctcatctcatctcatctcacctcatcattacaactttcccaaatcctcacacaaaataaaataaacaattcaactttttcaaatcccaaaacaacaataatattaaaaaatatattctaacaatactttattcaactttttaactttaatctcaactcatctcatctctgaaaacaaacgagccccacatttcattgaagatcaggccaatctattttttttttttttaataaaaaccatACTACTTTTCCATTCATTTGTAccaaaaatttacaaacaatccATATCACTCCATTTCACACGTTACATTCCATTTCCCTCACTGCATTCCATTTCCTTCAGTACAATAGCATTAATCTCATCCGATCCCTCTTCTATCCATATATGCTCCCCATCCATTCGTAGAGCCATATGTGCTAATGCATGTGTTGCTCCATGTCCTTCACGATAGATGAAATCAGCTTGCCAATCTGTTCTTGAGGATATGATCTGTTTTAAATCTGCCCATAGTTACCCTGTCCATGTCCAATCAGTCTTGCATTCTTTAATTGTTTGTATCACATTCtttgcatctccttcaaacaTTACATCTTTAATCTCTAGATCAGTACATATTTCCATTGCTTTCCACATGAAATCATAGATTTCTGCCGGAAAAGACTGGCCAATTAATAAAGGAAAGACGTGCATGAAGAAAATAGAATCTGACCCACACTATTTCTAGCAATTACACCAATCCCCAATTTTCTCTTTGCTCTATCCATATATACGTGTATCAAAGTTGACTTTCGTGTACGTACCCATCTACAGGAGGTTTCCATCTctttatttctctatttatgCCCCCATGTTCCTGCTCCCTTTTATTCATTTGTTGAGCATCTCTTCAAGATTAGACAATGCAACTTCTACCACATAACTTGGGACTTTCAAACTTGTTTTAAAAGATGTACTTATTTCTTCTATGCCACAGTCCTCTGAAAATTACTGCCAATCTCTTCTAATTCTCTTGGTTTTGGTTGAACCTGTCCTGCATCTTCTCCCACAGTTGTACAAAATCCATGTCACTGCTACTCCAGTACTTCTGCACTAGGTTCTTCCTTTCTACCCACACATCAATAGTTGCAGTACAAGACCACAACACATGACTTATGGATTCAACATCCTTACAGCAGAATATCGTGCATATTTTATCTTCAGTAATTCTCTTCTTAAATAGCATTTGTTTTGTAGGCAGAATGTCTTGCAATGCTCTCCATAGAAACTATTGTGTTGAGCCAGCAACATTCAACTTCCACAACCTCTGCCACATACCCTCCTGTTCCTGATAAGTTGATTGCTCTCCCTTATGTTGTTTGTCCATATTAATTCTCAGGTGTTAAGCACTTCTGACAGAAAACTTGCAATCCTTGGTATATCCCCAAATAGCCTTCTCTTCTACCTCCCTTCTACTTATCTTAACAGCTTCCTTGGTAGATTGGCCTGATGCTGGAATCAGGCAATCTGTTAAAGAGAGCAATTGGGTTCGgtctttttaatgatattttctagtttttattGTCAAACTCgtacattttaaataatttttttatttacatatttacatatattacaTTGATCGGTATAATTAGAATAACCaaaatgaagatttaaaattataatttttgttataaatatatttcataaaaataaatcaccaTAATTTCAtgcaaattatataattatttgattataaaatagatatactcgcgaaatatgattttttttttaaaggcccAATTTGACGGTCTCAAAGGTGCCACGAAATGACCTCAATCACCGACCGTAACAGAATCTCGCCGAAGATTCCACACCACACAAGGCACCTTTCACCTCTCTACCCCgcagttttaaaaaataaataaataaatttgttcccTTCCCTTACTATAATTCACCGATTTCTCTCACCGAGAGATTTTTGTTTGTGCACCCTACCCTTCCAATTTTTAATGGCTCATTCTTCCTTCCAATCACCGATTTCTGTTCGTTTCAATTCGGTCGAGCTCATATTTTCAAAGCCCTCCCGTCCTCTGATTCTCAATCAACCTTGTAGCTCTTTCTGACGATAAGAGGAGGAGGAGCAATTACCGATGGGAAAGCGTATggctctctttctttcttttttgtctttttcccATTTAAATTGATCTTAGGGTTTCTGATTGACTTGGCTGTTATCTGAaattgagaaggaaaaaa belongs to Juglans regia cultivar Chandler chromosome 8, Walnut 2.0, whole genome shotgun sequence and includes:
- the LOC109020939 gene encoding transcription factor RSL2-like, whose amino-acid sequence is MEPIGAFPDGESWDYFSKMFSTDQELDFTPQFLGQYCSFLLEHDEDLNARAPSSFCPTSDSNTSMTGSVSDSLHYTLESDLNPNLHFFSQESSTNGKSCSSSNFFIATDSSHENYVSTDANHFPVANDMFFNICMMDEKNIGSFVPVFPGAGMGETVGINDYEDISLTGTDKLDDGSPAEVAVSGKELPPKRKFDTQESHRKAEEKTNSQSSYQNARKKPRVSRDVQKSKKNEQSKKKQKLSNSSHEEESNAGRDGQSSTSYNSEDDASQETNAGATSDSKASAPLNMSGGKTRASRGSATDPQSLYARKRRERINERLRVLQNLVPNGTKVDISTMLEEAVNYVKFLQLQIKLLSSDDLWMFAPIAYNGMDIGLNYQKISPPDDLCL